The stretch of DNA ATAGTTTATCGATTCGGGTTTTCACTGATTCGCTACTTGCCAGTTGTGTTTAAAGCTCATCACCACATCGACATTGCCGGCAATATGAACCCGCTTTTCGTATTCAATATCGATCTTCATGAAGCCATCGGCCTCGTACACTTCGATGTCTTCTCTATCGAAGTCACGGATCATGTTGGTCTGGAAGCCCTTGCTGAGATAGCCTCTGACTTGAAGGATATCGGCGTCTTCGATACCCTGACGCTCCTTCATGTTCTCCAGCAGCTGTGCGATCGCCCGATCGTCCATATAGTAGGGCACCATCTTAAACACCAGCAGCAGGATCATGCCTCCCAGGGCAAGTGTCATCATCCATCCGGCGGTCGTCATTCCCCGCTGTCTATTGGCAAGTTTCATCATCCCTCCGGCCTCTTATTATCTTATGGATCCGTTGTTCTTGAAGCTGGGCAGCTCGCCCCACTGGGGCCAGTGCATCCAGATAGCCACTGCTTGACCCACTATATTCTCTTCAGGCACAAAACCCCAGTAACGACTGTCGTTGCTGTGATCCCGGTTGTCTCCCATCATGAAGTAGTGCCCTGCGGGAACCACCCACTCCTTCTGGGTACGAGGGTCCGGCGGGGTGATATCCTCACGGGTTGTATACTGGTGCTCACCATGGGTCTCCTCCATGATGCTGAAGGGGATCCCGCTTTGGGAGAAGCGTGCCACAAATCGTTTGCTCAGTGGCTCACCGTTGACCAATACGGTTTT from Aestuariirhabdus litorea encodes:
- a CDS encoding DUF4845 domain-containing protein, whose product is MKLANRQRGMTTAGWMMTLALGGMILLLVFKMVPYYMDDRAIAQLLENMKERQGIEDADILQVRGYLSKGFQTNMIRDFDREDIEVYEADGFMKIDIEYEKRVHIAGNVDVVMSFKHNWQVANQ